The following proteins are co-located in the Frankiales bacterium genome:
- a CDS encoding 3-dehydroquinate synthase has product MAESTRITVAGERPYDVVVGRGLDHLLAEALTPSTRRAAVIHPASREGDGRRLAQALAESGVEPLPLAIPDAEAGKTARVAEQCWAALGRAGFTRSDLVVGVGGGATTDLAGFVAATWLRGVRFVSVPTSLLGMVDAAVGGKTGINTAEGKNLVGAFHEPALVLCDLDALMTLPADDLVAGLAEVVKVGLTSDPVILDLVEQDPAVAVDAEGPVLRELVERAVTVKAVVVADDLRESRAGGLGREVLNYGHTFGHAVELVEGYRWRHGHAVSVGLCYVAALARLAGRLPDADAERHASILRSLALPTRYAGGRFDALLEAMRVDKKSRGDLLRFVVLDGIGRPGLLEGPDPDLLVAAYREISEETP; this is encoded by the coding sequence ATGGCTGAGAGCACCCGCATCACCGTCGCCGGCGAGCGGCCCTACGACGTCGTCGTCGGCCGCGGCCTCGACCACCTGCTCGCCGAGGCGCTGACCCCGTCCACGAGGCGGGCGGCGGTGATCCATCCCGCCTCGCGCGAGGGCGACGGCCGCCGGCTGGCGCAGGCCCTGGCGGAGTCCGGCGTCGAGCCGCTGCCGCTCGCCATCCCCGACGCCGAGGCCGGCAAGACCGCGCGGGTGGCCGAGCAGTGCTGGGCCGCGCTGGGCCGGGCCGGGTTCACCCGCTCCGACCTCGTGGTGGGCGTCGGCGGGGGAGCCACCACCGACCTCGCCGGGTTCGTGGCCGCCACGTGGCTGCGCGGCGTGCGGTTCGTGTCCGTGCCCACGTCGCTGCTCGGCATGGTCGACGCGGCCGTGGGCGGCAAGACCGGGATCAACACCGCCGAGGGTAAGAACCTCGTGGGCGCGTTCCACGAGCCCGCGCTGGTGCTCTGCGACCTCGACGCCCTCATGACCCTGCCCGCCGACGACCTCGTGGCCGGGCTCGCCGAGGTGGTCAAGGTGGGGCTCACCTCGGACCCGGTGATCCTCGACCTCGTGGAGCAGGACCCCGCCGTGGCGGTCGACGCCGAGGGGCCGGTGCTGCGCGAGCTGGTCGAGCGCGCGGTGACCGTGAAGGCCGTCGTCGTGGCCGACGACCTGCGCGAGTCGCGCGCCGGCGGCCTGGGCCGCGAGGTGCTCAACTACGGCCACACCTTCGGGCACGCGGTGGAGCTCGTCGAGGGGTACCGCTGGCGGCACGGCCACGCGGTGAGCGTCGGGCTCTGCTACGTCGCCGCGCTCGCCCGGCTGGCCGGCCGCCTGCCCGACGCCGACGCCGAGCGGCACGCCAGCATTCTGCGCTCGCTCGCCCTGCCGACCCGGTACGCCGGGGGCCGCTTCGACGCGCTGCTCGAGGCGATGCGTGTGGACAAGAAGTCCCGCGGCGACCTCCTGCGGTTCGTCGTGCTCGACGGCATCGGCCGCCCGGGGCTGCTCGAGGGCCCGGACCCGGACCTTCTCGTCGCGGCCTACCGCGAGATCTCGGAGGAGACCCCATGA
- the aroQ gene encoding type II 3-dehydroquinate dehydratase, translating to MTRVLVLNGPNLARLGSREPDVYGASTYDDLRELCVSEGAALGLEVEVRQTDDEAELVRWLHEAADSATPVVLNPAAFTHYSYALRDACAQATAPLVEVHISNPAAREEFRHTSVVAAVATGTIAGFGLDSYVLALRAVAARV from the coding sequence ATGACCCGCGTGCTCGTCCTCAACGGCCCGAACCTCGCGCGGCTCGGCTCGCGGGAGCCCGACGTCTACGGCGCCTCCACGTACGACGACCTGCGCGAGCTGTGCGTCTCCGAGGGCGCCGCGCTCGGGCTCGAGGTGGAGGTGCGCCAGACCGACGACGAGGCCGAGCTCGTCCGGTGGCTGCACGAGGCGGCCGACTCGGCCACCCCGGTGGTGCTCAACCCGGCGGCGTTCACCCACTACTCGTACGCCCTGCGCGACGCGTGCGCGCAGGCGACCGCCCCGCTGGTGGAGGTGCACATCTCCAACCCCGCGGCGCGCGAGGAGTTCCGGCACACCAGCGTGGTGGCCGCCGTCGCGACCGGCACCATCGCCGGGTTCGGGCTCGACTCCTACGTGCTGGCGCTGCGCGCCGTCGCCGCCCGGGTCTGA
- a CDS encoding M24 family metallopeptidase: MTAVTTSTASPAGAAPPGTARRERVRDLLREAGLDALLVSAPSNVRYLTGFTGSNGAVVVAQDADGDRLVTDFRYRTQVETECPGIDVVIDRGVVLGGAAYATGAGLSRLGFEAEHLTVSLHAAVQAAHRDLGLTATSGLVEGLRVVKDDAELAALAEACRISDAALADLLPQVRPGLTERELARRLEALMLDHGAEAVSFDSIVAAGPHSAIPHHSPTDRPVEAGDLLKIDFGALSAGYHADETRTFVVGRPPAAWQSELHALVAEAQRAGVAALGVGAGLRDVDHAARSVIAAAGHAEHFGHGLGHGVGLDIHEAPMIGYAADGILVDRTPVTVEPGVYLPGRGGVRIEDTLVVRTGGPVSLTTTTRELLVL; encoded by the coding sequence CTGACGGCCGTGACCACGAGCACCGCGTCCCCTGCCGGGGCGGCCCCGCCCGGGACGGCCCGCCGCGAGCGGGTCCGGGACCTGCTGCGGGAGGCGGGGCTCGACGCCCTGCTCGTCTCGGCGCCCTCCAACGTCCGCTACCTCACCGGCTTCACCGGGTCGAACGGCGCCGTCGTCGTCGCACAGGACGCGGACGGGGACCGGCTCGTGACGGACTTCCGCTACCGCACCCAGGTAGAGACCGAGTGCCCCGGCATCGACGTCGTGATCGACCGCGGCGTGGTGCTCGGCGGAGCGGCGTACGCGACGGGCGCAGGGCTCTCCCGGCTGGGCTTCGAGGCCGAGCACCTCACGGTGTCGCTGCACGCCGCGGTGCAGGCGGCCCACCGCGACCTCGGGCTGACCGCGACGAGCGGGCTCGTCGAGGGCCTGCGCGTGGTGAAGGACGACGCCGAGCTCGCGGCGCTCGCCGAGGCGTGCCGCATCAGCGACGCCGCGCTCGCCGACCTGCTGCCGCAGGTGCGGCCCGGGCTCACGGAGCGCGAGCTCGCCCGCCGGCTCGAGGCGCTCATGCTCGACCACGGCGCCGAGGCCGTGTCCTTCGACAGCATCGTGGCCGCCGGCCCGCACTCGGCGATCCCGCACCACAGCCCCACCGACCGGCCGGTCGAGGCGGGCGACCTGCTCAAGATCGACTTCGGCGCCCTCTCCGCGGGATACCACGCGGACGAGACCCGCACCTTCGTGGTGGGCCGGCCCCCCGCCGCGTGGCAGAGCGAGCTGCACGCGCTCGTGGCCGAGGCGCAGCGGGCCGGCGTCGCAGCCCTCGGGGTGGGGGCCGGCCTGCGTGACGTCGATCACGCGGCACGGTCGGTGATCGCGGCGGCCGGGCACGCCGAGCACTTCGGTCACGGCCTGGGCCACGGGGTGGGCCTGGACATCCACGAGGCGCCGATGATCGGGTACGCCGCGGACGGTATCCTCGTGGACCGCACGCCGGTGACCGTCGAGCCGGGGGTCTACCTCCCCGGACGCGGCGGGGTCCGCATCGAGGACACCCTCGTCGTGCGGACCGGCGGGCCCGTGTCGCTCACCACGACCACCCGCGAGCTTCTCGTCCTCTAG
- the efp gene encoding elongation factor P, with protein sequence MATTNDLKNGLVLNIDGQLWTVVEFQHVKPGKGPAFVRTKLKAVLSGKVVDKTFNAGVKVETANVDKRDMQYLYRDGDDWVFMDTDSYEQLHVPDDVVGDNSKWMLEGQTAIVATHDGAPLYVELPAAVELMITYTEPGLQGDRSTGGTKPATLETGAEIAVPLFIESDTKVKVDTRDGSYLGRVN encoded by the coding sequence GTGGCCACCACCAACGACCTCAAGAACGGCCTCGTGCTCAACATCGACGGCCAGCTGTGGACCGTCGTCGAGTTCCAGCACGTCAAGCCCGGCAAGGGCCCGGCCTTCGTCCGCACCAAGCTCAAGGCGGTGCTCAGCGGCAAGGTCGTCGACAAGACGTTCAACGCCGGCGTGAAGGTCGAGACCGCCAACGTCGACAAGCGCGACATGCAGTACCTCTACCGCGACGGCGACGACTGGGTGTTCATGGACACCGACTCCTACGAGCAGCTGCACGTCCCGGACGACGTCGTCGGCGACAACTCCAAGTGGATGCTCGAGGGGCAGACCGCGATCGTGGCCACCCACGACGGCGCGCCGCTCTACGTCGAGCTCCCCGCCGCGGTCGAGCTGATGATCACGTACACCGAGCCGGGCCTTCAGGGCGACCGCTCCACCGGCGGCACCAAGCCCGCGACCCTCGAGACCGGCGCCGAGATCGCGGTGCCGCTGTTCATCGAGTCCGACACCAAGGTGAAGGTCGACACCCGCGACGGCTCCTACCTGGGCCGGGTCAACTAG
- the nusB gene encoding transcription antitermination factor NusB, which translates to MTARGKARKRALDVLFEADVRGVPAVEVLDARAEQVDPPLNPYTSELVWGVVEHRERIDDLLSTYSEGWTLDRMPAVDRNVLRIATYELLWSDDVPAGVAISEAVELVRSLSTEESGAFVNGLLARILDVKPLLTLD; encoded by the coding sequence GTGACCGCCCGGGGCAAGGCCCGCAAGAGGGCGCTCGACGTCCTGTTCGAGGCCGACGTCCGCGGGGTGCCGGCCGTCGAGGTGCTCGACGCCCGCGCCGAGCAGGTCGACCCGCCGCTGAACCCCTACACCTCCGAGCTCGTGTGGGGCGTCGTCGAGCACCGCGAGCGCATCGACGACCTCCTCTCCACCTACTCCGAGGGGTGGACGCTCGACCGGATGCCCGCGGTGGACCGCAACGTGCTGCGCATCGCGACCTACGAGCTGCTGTGGTCCGACGACGTGCCGGCCGGCGTCGCGATCTCCGAGGCGGTCGAGCTCGTGCGGTCGCTGTCGACCGAGGAGTCCGGCGCGTTCGTCAACGGGCTGCTCGCCCGCATCCTCGACGTCAAGCCGCTGCTGACCCTGGACTGA
- a CDS encoding serine hydrolase yields the protein MRQLVAVLALGLGSAVPQGSIDDVIDAEMAASGAPGMAYAVVSDGEVTEVGARGVVRAGGDTAVTPDTPFMSGSITKSVTALAVMQLVEAGDVALDAPVSDYLEPFSAGPGAAITVEQLLSHTSGFSTMQGNSSFADGEGGADELARRVEGLATTAPAHAPGETWEYSNANYLVLGRLVEVVSGLDYQAYVRTHVLDPIGMTDSFVSDGEVHESMATGHTPWFLGKRALPENTTSRGMAPAGGVVASARDLARFLAVMMDGEDDVLSADGKAQMMRPAGPGSPYYGFGWFVDPGNGTVWHSGSTPGVETLATMVPSQGAGVVVLVNAGSGVGFGETAQLRDAVTAQALGLDYEGEGSRLPQQALFLGLVLLPVVYLLSIVWAWRHRARIRAKRRGGAAGLFSLWFPLLTTLVAAWVVLVLVPGLMGAPIATISLFQPDLGLAMVATAVCGVLWAVVRLGVAYTGGAGARPEGIDQPAGA from the coding sequence CTGCGGCAGCTGGTGGCCGTCCTCGCGCTCGGCCTCGGGTCCGCAGTGCCCCAGGGCTCGATCGACGACGTGATCGACGCCGAGATGGCCGCCTCGGGCGCACCCGGGATGGCCTACGCGGTGGTGTCCGACGGCGAGGTCACCGAGGTGGGCGCGCGCGGTGTGGTCCGGGCCGGGGGCGACACCGCCGTCACCCCGGACACGCCGTTCATGTCCGGCTCGATCACCAAGAGCGTCACGGCGCTGGCGGTGATGCAGCTGGTCGAGGCCGGGGACGTCGCCCTGGACGCCCCGGTGTCGGACTATCTCGAGCCCTTCTCGGCCGGCCCTGGCGCCGCCATCACCGTGGAGCAGCTGCTCAGCCACACGAGCGGGTTCTCCACGATGCAGGGGAACTCCTCGTTCGCCGACGGCGAGGGCGGCGCCGACGAGCTGGCCCGGCGGGTCGAGGGGCTCGCCACGACCGCCCCGGCCCACGCGCCGGGGGAGACGTGGGAGTACTCCAACGCCAACTACCTCGTGCTCGGCCGGCTGGTGGAGGTCGTGAGCGGGCTCGACTACCAGGCGTACGTGAGGACCCACGTCCTCGACCCGATCGGCATGACGGACAGCTTCGTGTCCGACGGCGAGGTGCACGAGTCGATGGCCACCGGGCACACGCCGTGGTTCCTCGGCAAGCGGGCCCTGCCGGAGAACACGACGAGCCGCGGCATGGCTCCCGCCGGCGGGGTCGTCGCGAGCGCCCGCGACCTGGCGCGCTTCCTCGCGGTGATGATGGACGGCGAGGACGACGTCCTCAGCGCCGACGGGAAGGCGCAGATGATGCGTCCGGCCGGCCCGGGGTCGCCCTATTACGGCTTCGGCTGGTTCGTCGACCCGGGCAACGGCACGGTGTGGCACTCCGGATCGACCCCCGGTGTCGAGACCCTCGCGACCATGGTCCCCTCGCAGGGGGCGGGCGTCGTGGTGCTGGTGAACGCCGGCAGCGGCGTCGGCTTCGGCGAGACCGCGCAGCTGCGCGACGCCGTCACCGCGCAGGCGCTCGGGCTCGACTACGAGGGCGAGGGCTCCCGGCTGCCGCAGCAGGCCCTGTTCCTGGGCCTGGTCCTGCTTCCCGTCGTGTACCTGCTGAGCATCGTGTGGGCGTGGCGCCATCGCGCCCGTATCCGGGCCAAGCGGAGAGGTGGGGCGGCCGGCCTGTTCAGCCTGTGGTTCCCGCTGCTGACCACGCTCGTGGCCGCCTGGGTCGTGCTCGTGCTCGTGCCGGGACTGATGGGCGCACCGATCGCCACGATCAGCCTGTTCCAGCCCGATCTCGGGCTCGCGATGGTGGCTACCGCGGTGTGCGGCGTGCTCTGGGCCGTGGTCAGGCTGGGCGTGGCGTACACGGGCGGCGCCGGAGCGCGGCCCGAGGGAATCGACCAGCCGGCCGGCGCCTGA
- a CDS encoding ABC transporter substrate-binding protein, with protein MRNAYKIGALAIAGSLALAACGSSTSNGSSSGGGGGGGKTVTISTDLPLQGSSKDASDATNQAIELYLDQIGYKAGDYTIELKKYDDSTAAAGKWDQAQCTKNAQDHVANTAEVAVMGTYNSGCAQIQIPILNQDPSGPMLMVSQANTYPGLTKSWAPGDPDKYYPTGKRNYARVVTTDDNQGRAAAQFMAKDLGVKKCYVLNDNETYGQGIAKAFADEAAKQGITVLGNDPWDAKQPNYTALFEKIKSQSPDCIYLGGIFDNNGGQLIKDKVSVLGDNTKVAMMGPDGFTGYPELNKLPEGQGMYLSFPGLTNTDLRAQGGAAAKLLDDYKAKYGSDPASSYALYGVAAVQVILQAIQQSDGTRASVTNQVFSGSGITIPADVSAIGKEIKIDPTTGDVNLVDLTIEQIKNNEETTLKAWPVS; from the coding sequence ATGCGTAACGCTTACAAGATCGGGGCGCTGGCGATCGCCGGAAGCCTCGCGCTCGCCGCGTGCGGCAGCTCGACGTCGAACGGCTCGTCGAGCGGGGGCGGCGGCGGCGGCGGCAAGACGGTCACGATCTCCACCGACCTCCCGCTGCAGGGCTCGTCGAAGGACGCGTCCGACGCCACCAACCAGGCGATCGAGCTCTACCTCGACCAGATCGGCTACAAGGCCGGCGACTACACGATCGAGCTCAAGAAGTACGACGACTCGACCGCGGCCGCGGGCAAGTGGGACCAGGCGCAGTGCACCAAGAACGCGCAGGACCACGTGGCCAACACTGCCGAGGTCGCGGTCATGGGCACCTACAACTCCGGGTGCGCGCAGATCCAGATCCCGATCCTCAACCAGGACCCCAGCGGCCCGATGCTGATGGTCTCGCAGGCCAACACCTACCCCGGCCTGACCAAGTCGTGGGCCCCTGGCGACCCTGACAAGTACTACCCGACGGGCAAGCGCAACTACGCCCGCGTCGTCACCACCGACGACAACCAGGGCCGCGCCGCCGCGCAGTTCATGGCGAAGGACCTCGGCGTCAAGAAGTGCTACGTGCTCAACGACAACGAGACCTACGGCCAGGGCATCGCGAAGGCGTTCGCCGACGAGGCCGCCAAGCAGGGCATCACGGTGCTCGGCAACGACCCGTGGGACGCCAAGCAGCCGAACTACACCGCTCTCTTCGAGAAGATCAAGTCGCAGAGCCCCGACTGCATCTACCTCGGCGGCATCTTCGACAACAACGGCGGCCAGCTGATCAAGGACAAGGTCTCGGTCCTCGGTGACAACACCAAGGTCGCGATGATGGGTCCTGACGGCTTCACCGGCTACCCCGAGCTGAACAAGCTGCCCGAGGGCCAGGGCATGTACCTGTCCTTCCCCGGCCTCACCAACACCGACCTGCGCGCGCAGGGCGGGGCGGCCGCGAAGCTGCTCGACGACTACAAGGCCAAGTACGGCTCCGACCCGGCGTCCTCCTACGCGCTGTACGGCGTCGCGGCGGTCCAGGTCATCCTGCAGGCCATCCAGCAGTCCGACGGCACCCGTGCCTCCGTGACCAACCAGGTCTTCAGCGGCTCGGGCATCACGATCCCCGCGGACGTGTCGGCCATCGGTAAGGAGATCAAGATCGACCCGACGACGGGCGACGTGAACCTCGTCGACCTGACGATCGAGCAGATCAAGAACAACGAGGAGACCACCCTGAAGGCCTGGCCCGTCTCCTGA
- a CDS encoding branched-chain amino acid ABC transporter permease yields the protein MTITAVEVADSRPVLMAREKVERGIGIALLVGVTAWLIWNFVAGPVQFVNVGLAGLRLGAIYALIALGYTLVYGIIELINFAHGDLFMLGSVFSALILVKALGADSNTPLNWILMIGVMVLVMAMCATLNVTAEFVAYRRLRRAPKLAPLITAVGISFIFQWFGLKLNGSAPKSWPKVIPDGGLKIGSVTIDWSTIIVIGVTIPLLLLLSYIVQRTRQGKAMRATAQDQDAARLMGINVNRTISFTFALGGAMAGAAGMLYLETFGTTRYDAGFQLGLIAFTAAVLGGIGNLQGAVLGGFLIGLIQGFNDGLPYGLGQKWSQTVVFTILILLMVFKPEGILGKPTIEKV from the coding sequence ATGACCATCACGGCAGTAGAGGTAGCGGACTCACGACCCGTACTCATGGCCCGGGAGAAGGTCGAGCGGGGGATCGGGATCGCCCTCCTGGTCGGGGTGACTGCCTGGTTGATCTGGAACTTCGTCGCCGGCCCGGTGCAGTTCGTGAACGTGGGGCTCGCGGGTCTGCGGCTCGGCGCGATCTACGCGCTGATCGCGCTGGGGTACACCCTGGTGTACGGCATCATCGAGCTGATCAACTTCGCCCACGGCGACCTGTTCATGCTGGGGTCCGTCTTCTCGGCGCTGATCCTCGTCAAGGCGCTGGGCGCTGACAGCAACACGCCGCTCAACTGGATCCTCATGATCGGCGTCATGGTGCTCGTCATGGCCATGTGCGCCACGCTCAACGTGACCGCGGAGTTCGTCGCCTACCGGCGGCTGAGACGAGCGCCCAAGCTGGCGCCGCTCATCACCGCGGTCGGCATCAGCTTCATCTTCCAGTGGTTCGGCCTCAAGCTGAACGGCTCCGCGCCGAAGAGCTGGCCCAAGGTCATCCCCGACGGCGGTCTGAAGATCGGCTCCGTCACGATCGACTGGTCCACCATCATCGTGATCGGTGTGACGATCCCGCTCCTGCTGCTGCTGTCCTACATCGTGCAGCGCACCCGCCAGGGCAAGGCGATGCGCGCCACCGCGCAGGACCAGGACGCCGCGCGGCTGATGGGCATCAACGTCAACCGCACGATCTCGTTCACCTTCGCCCTCGGCGGGGCGATGGCCGGCGCGGCCGGCATGCTCTACCTCGAGACCTTCGGCACCACGCGCTACGACGCCGGCTTCCAGCTCGGCCTCATCGCGTTCACCGCCGCCGTCCTGGGCGGCATCGGCAACCTGCAGGGCGCCGTGCTGGGCGGCTTCCTGATCGGCCTCATCCAGGGCTTCAACGACGGACTGCCGTACGGCCTGGGCCAGAAGTGGTCGCAGACCGTGGTGTTCACCATCCTCATCCTGCTCATGGTCTTCAAGCCCGAAGGCATCCTGGGCAAGCCGACCATCGAGAAGGTGTGA
- a CDS encoding branched-chain amino acid ABC transporter permease encodes MWLFYTFALPNTSEGVQTFFREWLPLNSVNEALVWVICAVGLNIVVGYAGLLDLGFVAFWAIGGYTAGWIMSTFFNQITNGFYFLSAAPPNQPGIHINWWIVLVVAGCVCALAGIIIGAPTLRLKSDYLALVTLGFGEIIPQVFLNGDDINGFNFTNGALGIAPLDNVAPLPFGPAEITIGNANIAISRPLGPFDTTAKFVLFSIVTAFAVFVSLRIREGRLGRAWLAIREDELAASMMGVPLMRSKLAAYAVGAFMGGLGGVVYAVHNNSVFPDRFNFSISIILLAMVVLGGMGNVWGVMIGALLLAWFNSTGLPQFGDSFNAQFGTDINFPSFNYLIFGSILVLMMLFRREGMFPETRTRQVLQEAERSDDEELDGGEV; translated from the coding sequence ATGTGGCTCTTCTACACCTTCGCGCTGCCCAACACGTCGGAAGGCGTCCAGACCTTCTTCCGCGAGTGGCTGCCGCTCAACTCGGTCAACGAGGCGCTGGTCTGGGTGATCTGCGCGGTCGGCCTGAACATCGTGGTCGGCTACGCCGGACTGCTCGACCTGGGGTTCGTCGCCTTCTGGGCCATCGGCGGCTACACCGCCGGCTGGATCATGTCGACGTTCTTCAACCAGATCACGAACGGCTTCTACTTCCTCTCGGCCGCTCCGCCCAACCAGCCCGGCATCCACATCAACTGGTGGATCGTGCTGGTGGTGGCCGGCTGCGTCTGTGCGCTGGCGGGCATCATCATCGGCGCGCCCACCCTGCGCCTCAAGAGCGACTACCTGGCGCTGGTCACCCTCGGCTTCGGCGAGATCATCCCCCAGGTGTTCCTCAACGGCGACGACATCAACGGCTTCAACTTCACCAACGGCGCCCTGGGCATCGCACCCCTCGACAACGTGGCACCGCTGCCCTTCGGACCGGCCGAGATCACCATCGGCAACGCCAACATCGCCATCTCCAGACCGCTCGGGCCGTTCGACACCACGGCGAAGTTCGTGCTCTTCTCGATCGTCACGGCGTTCGCGGTGTTCGTGTCGCTGCGCATCCGCGAGGGACGCCTCGGCCGGGCCTGGCTGGCCATCCGCGAGGACGAGCTGGCGGCGTCGATGATGGGCGTGCCGCTGATGCGCTCCAAGCTCGCGGCGTACGCCGTGGGCGCGTTCATGGGCGGCCTGGGCGGCGTGGTCTACGCCGTGCACAACAACAGCGTGTTCCCGGACCGCTTCAACTTCTCCATCTCGATCATCCTGCTCGCGATGGTGGTGCTCGGCGGCATGGGCAACGTGTGGGGCGTCATGATCGGCGCCCTGCTGCTGGCCTGGTTCAACTCGACGGGCCTGCCTCAGTTCGGCGACTCGTTCAACGCGCAGTTCGGCACGGACATCAACTTCCCGTCGTTCAACTACCTGATCTTCGGGTCGATCCTCGTGCTCATGATGCTGTTCAGACGCGAAGGCATGTTCCCCGAGACGCGCACCCGGCAGGTGCTGCAGGAAGCGGAACGGTCGGACGACGAAGAGCTCGACGGAGGAGAGGTATGA
- a CDS encoding ATP-binding cassette domain-containing protein, translated as MTASAEATATALVADNITVRFGGLVAVKGVSFVIPENTIVSLIGPNGAGKTTFFNVLTGLYRPASGSVTLGSTDITGQSPHKIAQLGLGRTFQNIRLFGLMTAAENVMVAMHSHTTSNIFQIVGRTRHQRREERESRAFAQEMLEFVGIGRHAEEYARNLSYGDQRRLEMARALALRPKVLLLDEPTAGMNPQESAVFVDFVRRVRDEQHVSVLLIEHDMSVVMRVSERITVLDQGEKIAEGGPDDIRNDQRVVEAYLGKTGTEGSAR; from the coding sequence ATGACCGCGAGCGCGGAGGCGACCGCCACAGCCCTGGTCGCCGACAACATCACCGTCCGGTTCGGCGGCCTGGTCGCCGTGAAGGGGGTGTCGTTCGTCATCCCCGAGAACACGATCGTCTCCCTCATCGGGCCCAACGGCGCCGGCAAGACGACGTTCTTCAACGTCCTGACCGGGCTCTACCGCCCGGCGTCGGGTTCGGTGACCCTCGGCAGCACTGACATCACCGGCCAGTCGCCGCACAAGATCGCCCAGCTCGGCCTGGGCCGGACCTTCCAGAACATCCGGCTGTTCGGCCTCATGACCGCGGCCGAGAACGTCATGGTGGCGATGCACTCGCACACCACGTCGAACATCTTCCAGATCGTCGGCAGGACCCGGCACCAGCGGCGCGAGGAGCGCGAGTCGCGCGCGTTCGCGCAGGAGATGCTCGAGTTCGTCGGCATCGGCCGGCACGCCGAGGAGTACGCCCGCAACCTGTCCTACGGCGACCAGCGGCGCCTGGAGATGGCGCGCGCGCTCGCCCTGCGCCCCAAGGTGCTGCTGCTCGACGAGCCCACGGCCGGCATGAACCCGCAGGAGTCGGCCGTGTTCGTCGACTTCGTGCGGCGCGTACGCGATGAGCAGCACGTGTCGGTGCTGCTCATCGAGCACGACATGAGCGTGGTCATGCGCGTCTCGGAGCGGATCACCGTGCTCGACCAGGGCGAGAAGATCGCCGAGGGCGGACCCGACGACATCCGCAACGACCAGCGCGTCGTCGAGGCCTACCTCGGCAAGACGGGCACCGAGGGGAGCGCCCGATGA
- a CDS encoding ATP-binding cassette domain-containing protein codes for MLAIDDIAVYYGNIAAVKGLSLRVHPGEIVTLIGSNGAGKSTTLRAISGLIRTKSGTIRFNGDQINGREGHDIVKAGICQSPEGRRIFPRMTVSENLDLGAFLRDDKEGIEADRQRVLELFPRLADRIHQKAGTMSGGEQQMLAVARALMGRPQLLLLDEPSMGLAPVLVDLIFDTIETIREQGTTVLVVEQNALAALRIADYAYVLESGSLKLEGPAAPMAEDDEIVRAYLGG; via the coding sequence ATGCTGGCGATCGACGACATCGCCGTCTACTACGGCAACATCGCCGCGGTGAAGGGGCTCTCGCTGCGGGTGCACCCGGGCGAGATCGTCACGCTCATCGGGTCCAACGGCGCGGGCAAGTCCACGACGCTGCGGGCCATCTCCGGGCTGATCCGGACCAAGAGCGGCACGATCCGGTTCAACGGCGACCAGATCAACGGGCGCGAGGGCCACGACATCGTCAAGGCCGGCATCTGCCAGTCGCCGGAGGGCCGGCGCATCTTCCCGCGCATGACCGTCTCGGAGAACCTCGACCTCGGCGCGTTCCTGCGCGACGACAAGGAGGGGATCGAGGCCGACCGCCAGCGGGTGCTCGAGCTGTTCCCGCGCCTGGCCGACCGCATCCACCAGAAGGCCGGCACGATGTCCGGCGGCGAGCAGCAGATGCTCGCGGTGGCCCGCGCGCTCATGGGGCGGCCCCAGCTGCTGCTGCTCGACGAGCCGTCCATGGGTCTCGCGCCGGTGCTCGTCGACCTCATCTTCGACACCATCGAGACCATCCGCGAGCAGGGCACCACGGTGCTCGTCGTGGAGCAGAACGCCCTGGCCGCCCTGCGGATCGCCGACTACGCCTACGTGCTGGAGTCGGGCTCGCTCAAGCTCGAGGGCCCGGCAGCCCCGATGGCCGAGGACGACGAGATCGTGCGCGCCTACCTCGGCGGCTGA